One genomic region from Gadus morhua chromosome 9, gadMor3.0, whole genome shotgun sequence encodes:
- the LOC115550687 gene encoding titin-like isoform X2: MGNVFSWLIQPVSDDEVFPTNQESEEGTAPEQESEGPEVPRPLETLPEDILTSIPVVTKEASQLIVGLVAEASEELQSVALAATEALGIIPYPEVPEQHKPQGLAVDLQDTNVFGKEPLKEPDPIPQTVPEPNLVRESEANTDFFPEPESITTLLPENVPGLKLMTESVPALESIPEPESITDKFPKPILEPKLIAEPESNSKCVAEPESIPDEVPGLVPEAELSTDTEITPKYVTEPESITDLRSESISEFKLITDMDITIKCVPCQVQQSVPESKLIAETEPTLKSIPESESSTDLLVEHIPEPKFVIESEPIPKFITEPEAIPDQVPVLVPGTEITSPCITETESLSELRSYSELIPEFIPEPESIPDPVAEPVPEPKLITDTEIYPEYLTEPESMTDLRSQYISVLTVITESHPIQECIPKPTSMECRVQEPVPELHLITDMEITLECVPEPEYIPCQVQRSVPESELFSESEPTLESIPDPDSGTDLLTDHTPETKSLTYSEQIPEFIPEPESIPDPLPEPVPEPKLITDTEITPEYFTKPESMTDLRSASISVLKVIKESAPIQECIPEPKSMECKVQEEVPELELFTVTEENLECVPETESSNDLLTDHIFEPKFFTYSEPILEFIPESESIQEPVPESISETKLITETEIPPECIQEPKALLGPLPEPMPEPKLTESDLTQECIPTLEHMTCKVQETSLKLDPETEINIDYIPEPEYIPSQFLQEQVIEPTQIAESELTSECIQEPESILNAIQVNTPEPKLITDTEITQECTPEPESIQDQVQVPVPEPKLITESGPTPECIPEAETISCPLPGAVPEPKLTKSEPIELITDLGQSLEFTILEPKLTESEPSTECNRETETEPFPEPKCITESESSRKCVPVLAPIPSLLPEGICKAKLTPEFIPEPEPISDKVPEPVPGPQPFQQSEPSLECIPKPESIPEKVPEPETNLITESKPTTDFLPGPAFFQDLLAEPVLEPKPLGKVTLGCLLEPKCIPCQEPGIIFEPKPITESEQDTDCNPEPESIPENVLPNFITESESTPECFPQPDSFPDQEPKPIPAAKPITESKPSTEYVPEPQSISDLLPDPVTEPKLITEATPECLPEPDSISDAVTGPIAKPKLITESAPIQEGFSAEPVAEPSLITDTEPIPECFSAEPVAEPSLITESAPIPECFTLEPVAEPSLITESEPIPECFTPEPVAEPSLITELEPIQECFSPEPVAEPELITESEATKQCAQQPESMPKQVPEAFPESKLRESEPTPECFPEPESLPGQEPKPIPAAKPITESKPSTEYVPEPESIADLLPDPVTEPKLITEATPEFLPEPESISDEVTGPIATPKLITESVPIPECFTPEPVAEPSLITESEPIPECFTPEPVAEPSLITESEPIPECFTPEPVADPSLITESEPITECFTPAPVAEPSLITESEPIQECFSPEPDAEPELITESEPTQKWAQGPESMPKQVPEAFPEPKVRESEPIPEYIPEPESLPGPIHEYIPCKISKRLPKKKGKPRPI; encoded by the exons GCTGCAATCCGTGGCTCTTGCAGCCACAGAGGCACTTGGCATTATTCCATACCCTGAAGTGCCTGAGCAGCACAAGCCTCAGGGCTTGGCAGTTGATCTCCAGGACACCAATGTATTTGGAAAAGAACCTTTGAAAGAGCCAGACCCGATTCCTCAGACTGTACCTGAACCCAATCTGGTCAGAGAATCTGAAGCAAACACAGATTTTTTTCCAGAACCAGAATCCATCACAACTCTCCTACCAGAGAATGTTCCTGGACTCAAACTCATGACAGAATCTGTACCAGCCCTGGAATCCATTCCAGAACCTGAATCCATCACAGATAAGTTTCCAAAACCTATTCTTGAACCCAAATTAATCGCAGAACCAGAATCTAACTCAAAATGTGTTGCAGAACCTGAATCGATCCCAGATGAAGTACCAGGGCTTGTTCCTGAAGCCGAACTCAGCACAGATACAGAAATAACCCCAAAATACGTTACTGAACCTGAATCAATTACAGACCTACGATCAGAGTCTATTTCCGAATTTAAACTCATCACAGATATGGATATAACCATTAAATGTGTTCCATGTCAAGTACAACAATCTGTTCCTGAATCCAAACTCATTGCAGAAACAGAACCAACCCTAAAATCAATTCCAGAATCTGAATCAAGCACTGATCTATTAGTAGAACATATTCCTGAACCCAAATTCGTTATAGAATCAGAACCAATTCCGAAATTTATCACAGAGCCGGAAGCCATTCCAGACCAAGTACCAGTACTTGTCCCTGGTACAGAAATAACCTCACCATGTATTACCGAAACTGAATCACTTTCAGAGCTACGATCATATTCAGAGCTAATCCCGGAATTTATTCCAGAACCGGAATCCATCCCAGACCCAGTAGCAGAGCCTGTTCCTGAACCCAAACTCATCACAGATACAGAAATATACCCAGAATACCTTACAGAACCTGAATCAATGACAGATCTACGATCACAGTATATTTCCGTACTCACAGTCATCACAGAATCACATCCAATCCAAGAATGCATTCCAAAACCCACGTCAATGGAATGCAGAGTACAAGAACCGGTCCCTGAACTCCATCTCATCACAGATATGGAAATAACCCTGGAATGTGTTCCAGAACCTGAATATATTCCATGTCAAGTACAACGATCTGTTCCTGAATCCGAACTCTTTTCAGAATCTGAACCAACCCTAGAATCAATTCCAGATCCTGATTCCGGAACTGATCTATTAACAGATCATACTCCTGAAACCAAATCCCTCACATATTCAGAGCAAATCCCGGAATTTATTCCAGAACCGGAATCGATCCCAGACCCACTACCAGAGCCTGTTCCTGAACCCAAACTCATCACAGATACAGAAATAACCCCAGAATATTTTACCAAACCTGAATCAATGACAGACCTACGATCAGCGTCTATTTCTGTTCTCAAAGTCATAAAAGAATCCGCACCAATCCAAGAATGCATTCCAGAACCCAAATCTATGGAATGCAAAGTACAAGAAGAAGTCCCAGAACTTGAACTCTTCACAGTTACAGAAGAAAACCTAGAATGTGTTCCAGAAACTGAATCTAGCAATGATCTATTAACAGATCATATTTTTGAACCCAAATTCTTCACATATTCAGAGCCAATCCTGGAATTTATTCCAGAATCGGAATCCATCCAAGAACCAGTACCAGAGTCAATTTCTGAAACCAAACTCATCACAGAAACAGAAATACCCCCAGAATGTATTCAAGAACCTAAAGCCCTCCTTGGCCCACTACCAGAACCTATGCCTGAACCCAAACTCACAGAATCCGATCTAACCCAAGAATGTATTCCAACACTAGAACATATGACATGTAAAGTACAAGAAACATCTCTCAAACTTGACCCAGAGACAGAAATTAATATAGACTATATTCCAGAACCAGAATATATTCCAAGTCAGTTTCTACAAGAACAGGTTATTGAACCCACACAAATTGCAGAGTCAGAACTAACCTCAGAATGCATTCAAGAACCTGAATCAATTCTAAACGCAATACAAGTAAATACGCCTGAACCAAAACTCATCACAGATACAGAAATAACCCAGGAATGTACTCCAGAACCGGAATCAATTCAAGACCAAGTACAAGTGCCTGTTCCTGAACCCAAACTCATCACAGAATCAGGACCAACCCCAGAATGCATCCCAGAAGCTGAAACCATATCTTGCCCACTACCTGGAGCTGTTCCCGAACCCAAACTCACAAAATCAGAACCAATTGAATTAATCACAGATTTGGGGCAATCCCTAGAATTTACTATTCTTGAACCCAAACTCACAGAATCAGAACCTAGTACAGAATGCAATAGAGAAACTGAAACTGAACCTTTTCCCGAACCCAAATGCATCACAGAATCAGAATCCAGTAGGAAATGTGTTCCAGTACTTGCCCCCATCCCAAGCTTGCTACCAGAAGGAATTTGTAAAGCCAAACTCACCCCAGAATTTATCCCAGAACCCGAACCTATCTCAGACAAAGTTCCAGAGCCTGTTCCTGGACCCCAACCCTTCCAACAATCCGAACCATCCCTAGAATGTATTCCAAAACCCGAATCCATCCCAGAAAAGGTACCTGAACCAGAAACTAATCTAATCACAGAATCAAAACCAACCACAGATTTTCTTCCAGGACCTGCCTTCTTCCAAGATCTACTAGCAGAACCAGTTCTTGAACCCAAACCCCTAGGAAAAGTAACACTGGGATGTCTTCTAGAACCCAAATGTATCCCATGCCAAGAACCAGGGATTATTTTTGAACCCAAACCCATTACAGAATCAGAACAAGACACTGATTGCAACCCAGAACCTGAATCCATCCCAGAAAATGTACTACCTAATTTCATCACAGAATCTGAATCAACCCCAGAATGTTTTCCACAACCTGATTCCTTCCCAGACCAAGAACCAAAACCTATCCCTGCAGCTAAGCCAATCACAGAATCAAAGCCAAGCACAGAATATGTTCCAGAACCTCAATCAATTTCTGATCTACTACCAGACCCTGTTACTGAACCAAAACTCATAACAGAAGCAACCCCGGAATGTCTTCCAGAACCTGATTCTATCTCAGACGCAGTAACAGGACCTATTGCCAAACCCAAACTCATCACAGAGTCAGCGCCAATCCAAGAAGGTTTTTCAGCAGAACCTGTTGCTGAACCCAGTCTCATCACAGACACAGAGCCAATCCCAGAATGTTTTTCAGCAGAACCTGTTGCCGAACCCAGTCTCATCACAGAGTCAGCGCCAATCCCAGAATGTTTTACACTAGAACCTGTTGCTGAACCCAGTCTCATCACAGAGTCAGAGCCAATCCCAGAATGTTTTACACCAGAACCTGTTGCTGAACCCAGTCTCATCACAGAGTTAGAGCCAATCCAAGAATGTTTTTCACCAGAACCTGTTGCTGAACCGGAACTCATTACAGAATCAGAAGCAACTAAACAATGTGCTCAACAGCCTGAATCTATGCCCAAACAAGTACCAGAAGCATTTCCTGAATCCAAGCTCAGAGAATCTGAACCAACCCCTGAATGTTTTCCAGAACCTGAATCCCTCCCAGGCCAAGAACCAAAACCTATCCCTGCAGCTAAGCCAATCACAGAATCAAAGCCAAGCACAGAATATGTTCCAGAACCAGAATCAATTGCTGATCTACTACCAGACCCTGTTACTGAACCAAAACTTATAACAGAAGCAACCCCGGAATTTCTTCCAGAACCTGAATCTATCTCAGACGAAGTAACAGGACCTATTGCCACACCCAAACTCATCACAGAGTCAGTGCCAATCCCAGAAT GTTTTACACCAGAACCTGTTGCTGAACCCAGTCTCATCACAGAGTCAGAGCCAATCCCAGAATGTTTTACACCAGAACCTGTTGCTGAACCCAGTCTCATCACAGAGTCAGAGCCAATCCCAGAATGTTTTACACCAGAACCTGTTGCTGATCCCAGTCTCATCACAGAGTCAGAGCCAATCACAGAATGTTTTACACCAGCACCTGTTGCTGAACCCAGTCTCATCACAGAGTCAGAGCCAATCCAAGAATGTTTTTCACCAGAACCTGATGCTGAACCGGAACTCATTACAGAATCAGAACCAACTCAAAAATGGGCTCAAGGGCCTGAATCTATGCCCAAACAAGTACCAGAAGCTTTTCCTGAACCCAAGGTCAGAGAATCTGAACCAATCCCAGAATATATTCCAGAACCTGAATCCCTCCCAGGCCCAATACATGAATATATCCCCTGCAAAATCTCAAAACGTCTTCctaaaaagaaaggaaaacccAGACCCATCTAA
- the LOC115550687 gene encoding calphotin-like isoform X1 has translation MGNVFSWLIQPVSDDEVFPTNQESEEGTAPEQESEGPEVPRPLETLPEDILTSIPVVTKEASQLIVGLVAEASEELQSVALAATEALGIIPYPEVPEQHKPQGLAVDLQDTNVFGKEPLKEPDPIPQTVPEPNLVRESEANTDFFPEPESITTLLPENVPGLKLMTESVPALESIPEPESITDKFPKPILEPKLIAEPESNSKCVAEPESIPDEVPGLVPEAELSTDTEITPKYVTEPESITDLRSESISEFKLITDMDITIKCVPCQVQQSVPESKLIAETEPTLKSIPESESSTDLLVEHIPEPKFVIESEPIPKFITEPEAIPDQVPVLVPGTEITSPCITETESLSELRSYSELIPEFIPEPESIPDPVAEPVPEPKLITDTEIYPEYLTEPESMTDLRSQYISVLTVITESHPIQECIPKPTSMECRVQEPVPELHLITDMEITLECVPEPEYIPCQVQRSVPESELFSESEPTLESIPDPDSGTDLLTDHTPETKSLTYSEQIPEFIPEPESIPDPLPEPVPEPKLITDTEITPEYFTKPESMTDLRSASISVLKVIKESAPIQECIPEPKSMECKVQEEVPELELFTVTEENLECVPETESSNDLLTDHIFEPKFFTYSEPILEFIPESESIQEPVPESISETKLITETEIPPECIQEPKALLGPLPEPMPEPKLTESDLTQECIPTLEHMTCKVQETSLKLDPETEINIDYIPEPEYIPSQFLQEQVIEPTQIAESELTSECIQEPESILNAIQVNTPEPKLITDTEITQECTPEPESIQDQVQVPVPEPKLITESGPTPECIPEAETISCPLPGAVPEPKLTKSEPIELITDLGQSLEFTILEPKLTESEPSTECNRETETEPFPEPKCITESESSRKCVPVLAPIPSLLPEGICKAKLTPEFIPEPEPISDKVPEPVPGPQPFQQSEPSLECIPKPESIPEKVPEPETNLITESKPTTDFLPGPAFFQDLLAEPVLEPKPLGKVTLGCLLEPKCIPCQEPGIIFEPKPITESEQDTDCNPEPESIPENVLPNFITESESTPECFPQPDSFPDQEPKPIPAAKPITESKPSTEYVPEPQSISDLLPDPVTEPKLITEATPECLPEPDSISDAVTGPIAKPKLITESAPIQEGFSAEPVAEPSLITDTEPIPECFSAEPVAEPSLITESAPIPECFTLEPVAEPSLITESEPIPECFTPEPVAEPSLITELEPIQECFSPEPVAEPELITESEATKQCAQQPESMPKQVPEAFPESKLRESEPTPECFPEPESLPGQEPKPIPAAKPITESKPSTEYVPEPESIADLLPDPVTEPKLITEATPEFLPEPESISDEVTGPIATPKLITESVPIPECFTPEPVAEPSLITESEPIPECFTPEPVAEPSLITESEPIPECFTPEPVAEPSLITESAPIPEGFSAEPVAEPSLITESEPIPEGFTPEPVAEPSLITESEPIPECFTPEPVAEPSLITESEPIPECFTPEPVADPSLITESEPITECFTPAPVAEPSLITESEPIQECFSPEPDAEPELITESEPTQKWAQGPESMPKQVPEAFPEPKVRESEPIPEYIPEPESLPGPIHEYIPCKISKRLPKKKGKPRPI, from the coding sequence GCTGCAATCCGTGGCTCTTGCAGCCACAGAGGCACTTGGCATTATTCCATACCCTGAAGTGCCTGAGCAGCACAAGCCTCAGGGCTTGGCAGTTGATCTCCAGGACACCAATGTATTTGGAAAAGAACCTTTGAAAGAGCCAGACCCGATTCCTCAGACTGTACCTGAACCCAATCTGGTCAGAGAATCTGAAGCAAACACAGATTTTTTTCCAGAACCAGAATCCATCACAACTCTCCTACCAGAGAATGTTCCTGGACTCAAACTCATGACAGAATCTGTACCAGCCCTGGAATCCATTCCAGAACCTGAATCCATCACAGATAAGTTTCCAAAACCTATTCTTGAACCCAAATTAATCGCAGAACCAGAATCTAACTCAAAATGTGTTGCAGAACCTGAATCGATCCCAGATGAAGTACCAGGGCTTGTTCCTGAAGCCGAACTCAGCACAGATACAGAAATAACCCCAAAATACGTTACTGAACCTGAATCAATTACAGACCTACGATCAGAGTCTATTTCCGAATTTAAACTCATCACAGATATGGATATAACCATTAAATGTGTTCCATGTCAAGTACAACAATCTGTTCCTGAATCCAAACTCATTGCAGAAACAGAACCAACCCTAAAATCAATTCCAGAATCTGAATCAAGCACTGATCTATTAGTAGAACATATTCCTGAACCCAAATTCGTTATAGAATCAGAACCAATTCCGAAATTTATCACAGAGCCGGAAGCCATTCCAGACCAAGTACCAGTACTTGTCCCTGGTACAGAAATAACCTCACCATGTATTACCGAAACTGAATCACTTTCAGAGCTACGATCATATTCAGAGCTAATCCCGGAATTTATTCCAGAACCGGAATCCATCCCAGACCCAGTAGCAGAGCCTGTTCCTGAACCCAAACTCATCACAGATACAGAAATATACCCAGAATACCTTACAGAACCTGAATCAATGACAGATCTACGATCACAGTATATTTCCGTACTCACAGTCATCACAGAATCACATCCAATCCAAGAATGCATTCCAAAACCCACGTCAATGGAATGCAGAGTACAAGAACCGGTCCCTGAACTCCATCTCATCACAGATATGGAAATAACCCTGGAATGTGTTCCAGAACCTGAATATATTCCATGTCAAGTACAACGATCTGTTCCTGAATCCGAACTCTTTTCAGAATCTGAACCAACCCTAGAATCAATTCCAGATCCTGATTCCGGAACTGATCTATTAACAGATCATACTCCTGAAACCAAATCCCTCACATATTCAGAGCAAATCCCGGAATTTATTCCAGAACCGGAATCGATCCCAGACCCACTACCAGAGCCTGTTCCTGAACCCAAACTCATCACAGATACAGAAATAACCCCAGAATATTTTACCAAACCTGAATCAATGACAGACCTACGATCAGCGTCTATTTCTGTTCTCAAAGTCATAAAAGAATCCGCACCAATCCAAGAATGCATTCCAGAACCCAAATCTATGGAATGCAAAGTACAAGAAGAAGTCCCAGAACTTGAACTCTTCACAGTTACAGAAGAAAACCTAGAATGTGTTCCAGAAACTGAATCTAGCAATGATCTATTAACAGATCATATTTTTGAACCCAAATTCTTCACATATTCAGAGCCAATCCTGGAATTTATTCCAGAATCGGAATCCATCCAAGAACCAGTACCAGAGTCAATTTCTGAAACCAAACTCATCACAGAAACAGAAATACCCCCAGAATGTATTCAAGAACCTAAAGCCCTCCTTGGCCCACTACCAGAACCTATGCCTGAACCCAAACTCACAGAATCCGATCTAACCCAAGAATGTATTCCAACACTAGAACATATGACATGTAAAGTACAAGAAACATCTCTCAAACTTGACCCAGAGACAGAAATTAATATAGACTATATTCCAGAACCAGAATATATTCCAAGTCAGTTTCTACAAGAACAGGTTATTGAACCCACACAAATTGCAGAGTCAGAACTAACCTCAGAATGCATTCAAGAACCTGAATCAATTCTAAACGCAATACAAGTAAATACGCCTGAACCAAAACTCATCACAGATACAGAAATAACCCAGGAATGTACTCCAGAACCGGAATCAATTCAAGACCAAGTACAAGTGCCTGTTCCTGAACCCAAACTCATCACAGAATCAGGACCAACCCCAGAATGCATCCCAGAAGCTGAAACCATATCTTGCCCACTACCTGGAGCTGTTCCCGAACCCAAACTCACAAAATCAGAACCAATTGAATTAATCACAGATTTGGGGCAATCCCTAGAATTTACTATTCTTGAACCCAAACTCACAGAATCAGAACCTAGTACAGAATGCAATAGAGAAACTGAAACTGAACCTTTTCCCGAACCCAAATGCATCACAGAATCAGAATCCAGTAGGAAATGTGTTCCAGTACTTGCCCCCATCCCAAGCTTGCTACCAGAAGGAATTTGTAAAGCCAAACTCACCCCAGAATTTATCCCAGAACCCGAACCTATCTCAGACAAAGTTCCAGAGCCTGTTCCTGGACCCCAACCCTTCCAACAATCCGAACCATCCCTAGAATGTATTCCAAAACCCGAATCCATCCCAGAAAAGGTACCTGAACCAGAAACTAATCTAATCACAGAATCAAAACCAACCACAGATTTTCTTCCAGGACCTGCCTTCTTCCAAGATCTACTAGCAGAACCAGTTCTTGAACCCAAACCCCTAGGAAAAGTAACACTGGGATGTCTTCTAGAACCCAAATGTATCCCATGCCAAGAACCAGGGATTATTTTTGAACCCAAACCCATTACAGAATCAGAACAAGACACTGATTGCAACCCAGAACCTGAATCCATCCCAGAAAATGTACTACCTAATTTCATCACAGAATCTGAATCAACCCCAGAATGTTTTCCACAACCTGATTCCTTCCCAGACCAAGAACCAAAACCTATCCCTGCAGCTAAGCCAATCACAGAATCAAAGCCAAGCACAGAATATGTTCCAGAACCTCAATCAATTTCTGATCTACTACCAGACCCTGTTACTGAACCAAAACTCATAACAGAAGCAACCCCGGAATGTCTTCCAGAACCTGATTCTATCTCAGACGCAGTAACAGGACCTATTGCCAAACCCAAACTCATCACAGAGTCAGCGCCAATCCAAGAAGGTTTTTCAGCAGAACCTGTTGCTGAACCCAGTCTCATCACAGACACAGAGCCAATCCCAGAATGTTTTTCAGCAGAACCTGTTGCCGAACCCAGTCTCATCACAGAGTCAGCGCCAATCCCAGAATGTTTTACACTAGAACCTGTTGCTGAACCCAGTCTCATCACAGAGTCAGAGCCAATCCCAGAATGTTTTACACCAGAACCTGTTGCTGAACCCAGTCTCATCACAGAGTTAGAGCCAATCCAAGAATGTTTTTCACCAGAACCTGTTGCTGAACCGGAACTCATTACAGAATCAGAAGCAACTAAACAATGTGCTCAACAGCCTGAATCTATGCCCAAACAAGTACCAGAAGCATTTCCTGAATCCAAGCTCAGAGAATCTGAACCAACCCCTGAATGTTTTCCAGAACCTGAATCCCTCCCAGGCCAAGAACCAAAACCTATCCCTGCAGCTAAGCCAATCACAGAATCAAAGCCAAGCACAGAATATGTTCCAGAACCAGAATCAATTGCTGATCTACTACCAGACCCTGTTACTGAACCAAAACTTATAACAGAAGCAACCCCGGAATTTCTTCCAGAACCTGAATCTATCTCAGACGAAGTAACAGGACCTATTGCCACACCCAAACTCATCACAGAGTCAGTGCCAATCCCAGAATGTTTTACACCAGAACCTGTTGCTGAACCCAGTCTCATCACAGAGTCAGAGCCAATCCCAGAATGTTTTACACCAGAACCTGTTGCTGAACCCAGTCTCATCACAGAGTCAGAGCCAATCCCAGAATGTTTTACACCAGAACCTGTTGCTGAACCCAGTCTCATCACAGAGTCAGCGCCAATCCCAGAAGGTTTTTCAGCAGAACCTGTTGCTGAACCTAGTCTCATCACAGAGTCAGAGCCAATCCCAGAAGGTTTTACACCAGAACCTGTTGCTGAACCCAGTCTCATCACAGAGTCAGAGCCAATCCCAGAATGTTTTACACCAGAACCTGTTGCTGAACCCAGTCTCATCACAGAGTCAGAGCCAATCCCAGAATGTTTTACACCAGAACCTGTTGCTGATCCCAGTCTCATCACAGAGTCAGAGCCAATCACAGAATGTTTTACACCAGCACCTGTTGCTGAACCCAGTCTCATCACAGAGTCAGAGCCAATCCAAGAATGTTTTTCACCAGAACCTGATGCTGAACCGGAACTCATTACAGAATCAGAACCAACTCAAAAATGGGCTCAAGGGCCTGAATCTATGCCCAAACAAGTACCAGAAGCTTTTCCTGAACCCAAGGTCAGAGAATCTGAACCAATCCCAGAATATATTCCAGAACCTGAATCCCTCCCAGGCCCAATACATGAATATATCCCCTGCAAAATCTCAAAACGTCTTCctaaaaagaaaggaaaacccAGACCCATCTAA